From Solwaraspora sp. WMMD1047, the proteins below share one genomic window:
- a CDS encoding putative nucleotidyltransferase substrate binding domain-containing protein has protein sequence MAQPTAHPPVGSQTAPAGVGPYGGLALDRRLAQVARPVAWCTADERIREVAGRIGAGHHSCALVQAGAAVGIVTDSDFRRRVATGEVGIDAPVSAIATVPALTMDEQETQIAGLLRMVEHGVHHLVLTDGAGRAVGVVRAVDLAQTAVRDPLVVRSEIDTARDLEGLAGAVRHLSATIVALCDDGIAPPHVGAVHAAAIDAVIRRVLRLRADPVLAQVRHSWLVLGSLARRESLPLSDVDTALVWDDDPAPSDPALTDHDPAGPLRAAAAGVLDDLRRCGLVPCPNGVNADSPTFGRSRSAWAAAWRRGSTSGQSLLMTATLADSRPITEPSLGRHLTEPIGAQPRGSRVVRALLDEALGFRPPTGFVRDFVVEHDGAHSGQLDLKKGGLAPVVALARWVAIVTGDVTGGTPERLRRGAARGVLTLDESRTLTRAFEDVYGMLLRHEADALRAGRTPTTYLAPGTLDTLTRRHLREAFRAVRVVQSHVDQHWMARLERLER, from the coding sequence ATGGCGCAACCAACGGCACACCCGCCGGTCGGGTCCCAGACCGCGCCGGCCGGCGTCGGCCCGTACGGCGGGCTGGCCTTGGACCGGCGACTGGCCCAGGTGGCGCGGCCGGTCGCCTGGTGTACGGCCGACGAGCGGATTCGCGAGGTGGCCGGCCGGATCGGCGCCGGACACCATTCCTGCGCCCTGGTCCAGGCCGGCGCGGCGGTCGGCATCGTCACCGACAGCGACTTCCGGCGCCGGGTCGCCACCGGCGAGGTCGGCATCGACGCGCCGGTCTCCGCGATCGCGACGGTGCCGGCGCTGACCATGGACGAGCAGGAGACCCAGATCGCCGGCCTGCTGCGGATGGTCGAGCACGGCGTACACCATCTGGTGTTGACCGACGGCGCTGGTCGGGCGGTCGGGGTGGTCCGGGCGGTCGACCTCGCCCAGACGGCGGTGCGTGATCCGCTGGTCGTCCGGTCCGAGATCGACACCGCGCGCGACCTGGAGGGTCTGGCCGGTGCCGTCCGGCACCTCTCCGCCACCATCGTCGCGCTCTGCGACGACGGGATCGCCCCGCCACACGTCGGTGCGGTACACGCCGCCGCCATCGACGCGGTCATCCGGCGGGTGCTGCGGCTACGTGCGGACCCGGTGCTGGCGCAGGTACGCCACTCGTGGCTCGTGCTGGGCTCGCTGGCCCGCCGCGAGTCGCTGCCGCTGTCGGACGTCGACACCGCCCTGGTCTGGGACGACGACCCGGCCCCGTCCGACCCGGCCCTGACAGACCACGACCCGGCCGGGCCGCTCCGGGCGGCCGCGGCCGGCGTACTCGATGACCTACGGCGGTGCGGGCTGGTGCCGTGCCCGAACGGCGTCAACGCCGACAGCCCGACCTTCGGCCGCTCCCGCTCGGCCTGGGCCGCCGCCTGGCGGCGCGGCTCGACCAGCGGGCAGAGCCTGCTGATGACCGCAACCCTGGCCGACAGCAGGCCAATCACCGAACCGTCGCTGGGCCGACACCTCACCGAGCCGATCGGCGCCCAGCCGCGTGGGTCCCGGGTGGTCCGCGCGCTGCTGGACGAGGCGCTGGGGTTCCGGCCACCCACCGGATTCGTCCGCGACTTCGTGGTGGAGCACGACGGCGCGCACAGCGGGCAACTCGACCTCAAGAAGGGCGGACTGGCACCGGTCGTCGCGCTGGCCCGCTGGGTCGCGATCGTCACCGGTGACGTCACCGGGGGCACCCCGGAGCGGCTGCGCCGGGGTGCCGCCCGGGGTGTCCTCACCCTCGACGAGTCCCGGACCCTGACCCGTGCCTTCGAGGACGTCTACGGGATGCTGCTCCGGCACGAGGCCGACGCGCTGCGCGCCGGTCGGACACCGACCACCTACCTCGCGCCGGGCACCCTGGACACCCTCACCCGCCGGCACCTGCGCGAGGCGTTCCGGGCGGTCCGCGTGGTGCAGTCCCACGTCGACCAGCACTGGATGGCCCGGCTGGAGCGGTTGGAACGGTGA
- the gap gene encoding type I glyceraldehyde-3-phosphate dehydrogenase translates to MTVRIGINGFGRIGRSYLRAALANDADVEVVAVNDLTDARTLATLLEWDSISGHLDGVAVDGDAITVGGRRITVFAERDPAAIAWGDVGADIVIEATGHFTDGVAAAAHLKGGARKVIISAPAKGDVPTFVLGVNDDRLDPASHDVFSNGSCTTNSLAPLAKVLNDAFGIESGLMTTVHAYTGDQRLHDAPHSDLRRARAAAVSIIPTSSGAAKAIGKVIPELDGRLTGAALRVPVPVGSVTDLTVVLRRSTSVEEVNAAFREAAGSPALRRYLQYSEAPLVSADIVGNPHSSIFDAPLTESVGNQVKVFGWYDNEWGFSNRLVEFSERIAATS, encoded by the coding sequence ATGACGGTACGCATCGGCATCAACGGGTTCGGGCGGATCGGCCGCAGCTACCTGCGCGCGGCCCTGGCGAACGACGCCGACGTCGAGGTGGTCGCGGTGAACGACCTCACCGACGCCCGTACGCTGGCCACCCTGCTCGAATGGGACTCCATCTCCGGCCACCTCGACGGGGTCGCCGTCGACGGCGACGCGATCACCGTCGGCGGCCGGCGCATCACGGTCTTCGCGGAACGGGACCCGGCCGCCATCGCCTGGGGTGACGTCGGCGCCGACATCGTGATCGAAGCCACCGGCCACTTCACCGACGGCGTCGCGGCGGCGGCCCACCTCAAGGGCGGCGCGCGGAAGGTCATCATCTCGGCGCCGGCCAAGGGCGACGTCCCCACCTTCGTCCTCGGGGTCAACGACGACCGGCTCGATCCGGCCAGCCACGATGTCTTCTCCAACGGTTCGTGCACCACGAACTCCCTCGCCCCGCTGGCGAAGGTGCTCAACGACGCGTTCGGCATCGAGTCCGGCCTGATGACGACGGTGCACGCCTACACCGGCGATCAGCGGCTGCACGACGCCCCGCACTCGGACCTGCGCCGGGCGCGCGCGGCCGCCGTCTCGATCATCCCAACCTCGTCGGGCGCCGCGAAGGCGATCGGCAAGGTCATCCCCGAACTCGACGGGCGTCTCACCGGCGCCGCGCTGCGGGTCCCCGTACCGGTGGGCTCGGTGACCGACCTCACCGTGGTGCTGCGGCGCAGCACCAGCGTCGAGGAGGTCAACGCCGCGTTCCGGGAGGCCGCCGGTTCCCCGGCGCTGCGACGCTACCTGCAGTACTCCGAGGCGCCGCTGGTCTCCGCCGACATCGTCGGCAACCCGCACTCGTCGATCTTCGACGCGCCGCTGACGGAGTCCGTCGGCAACCAGGTCAAGGTCTTCGGCTGGTACGACAACGAGTGGGGGTTCTCCAACCGCCTCGTCGAGTTCTCCGAACGGATCGCGGCGACCAGCTGA
- a CDS encoding TetR/AcrR family transcriptional regulator: MDSRQLLVETMSQLMWERGYADTSPRDVRERSGVGQGSMYHHFPTKRDLAVAALERNVADLLPAAAELDGPGDPMDRIEAYLMRPRDALKGCKVGRMTQDPQVREDPVLLAPVSRAFAQVHQSWVGVLGEAVAAGELRDDLDPERLAHTLMAVLQGGYVLAIARQDPGPFDDARAGVLDLLRAAAPSPPNHHNGRNATP; the protein is encoded by the coding sequence ATGGACTCGCGACAGCTGCTGGTCGAGACGATGAGCCAGCTCATGTGGGAGCGCGGCTACGCCGACACCAGCCCCCGTGACGTGCGCGAACGCTCCGGCGTCGGCCAGGGGAGCATGTACCACCACTTCCCGACCAAGCGGGACCTGGCGGTCGCCGCTCTCGAACGCAACGTCGCCGATCTGCTGCCGGCCGCCGCCGAACTCGACGGCCCGGGCGACCCGATGGACCGGATCGAGGCGTACCTGATGCGCCCCCGCGACGCCCTCAAGGGCTGCAAGGTCGGCCGGATGACCCAGGACCCCCAGGTCCGCGAGGACCCGGTGCTGCTCGCCCCGGTGTCCCGCGCCTTCGCCCAGGTCCACCAGAGCTGGGTAGGGGTGCTCGGCGAGGCGGTCGCCGCCGGCGAGCTGCGCGACGACCTCGACCCGGAGCGCCTCGCCCACACCCTGATGGCCGTCCTGCAGGGCGGCTACGTGCTCGCGATCGCACGGCAGGACCCCGGCCCGTTCGACGACGCCCGCGCCGGGGTCCTCGATCTGCTCCGGGCGGCGGCACCGTCCCCGCCCAACCACCACAACGGGAGGAACGCAACGCCATGA
- a CDS encoding SAM-dependent methyltransferase, with amino-acid sequence MVDSSPATENHVDKLDTTVPHSARLWNYLLGGKDNFTVDREAAEQVLAFLPELVQSARFNRQFLGRAVRHLTGEVGIRQFLDVGTGLPTAGNTHEVAQSVAPESRIVYVDNDPLVLVHARALLTSSPEGATDYIDADIQDPEKILAAARHTLDFDRPVAVMLLGILNFVVDDDEAYQIVRTLTAALPPGSHLVISHPTREVNPEAVDRAVQMWNEGGSAPMAVRSPAQIARYFDGFTLLEPGLVTCSRWRPDGNDTTPCSEYAAVAVKAGQ; translated from the coding sequence ATGGTTGATTCGTCGCCCGCCACCGAAAATCATGTCGACAAGCTCGACACCACCGTGCCGCACTCGGCGCGACTGTGGAACTACCTCCTCGGCGGGAAGGACAACTTCACCGTCGACCGGGAGGCGGCCGAGCAGGTTCTCGCCTTCCTCCCCGAACTGGTCCAGTCGGCCCGCTTCAACCGGCAGTTCCTCGGCCGGGCCGTCCGGCACCTGACCGGCGAGGTCGGCATCCGCCAGTTCCTCGACGTCGGCACCGGCCTGCCGACCGCCGGCAACACCCACGAGGTGGCCCAGTCGGTCGCGCCCGAGTCGCGGATCGTGTACGTGGACAACGACCCGCTGGTGCTGGTGCACGCCCGGGCACTGCTGACCAGCAGCCCCGAGGGAGCGACCGACTACATCGACGCGGACATCCAGGACCCGGAGAAGATCCTGGCCGCCGCCCGGCACACCCTCGACTTCGACAGGCCCGTCGCGGTCATGCTGCTCGGCATCCTCAACTTCGTGGTCGACGACGACGAGGCGTACCAGATCGTGCGGACGCTGACCGCGGCGTTGCCGCCCGGCAGTCACCTGGTGATCTCCCACCCCACCCGGGAGGTCAACCCGGAGGCGGTGGATCGGGCCGTGCAGATGTGGAACGAGGGCGGATCCGCCCCGATGGCGGTCCGCTCCCCGGCCCAGATCGCCCGCTACTTCGACGGCTTCACGCTGCTCGAACCCGGCCTGGTCACCTGCTCCCGGTGGCGCCCCGACGGCAACGACACCACCCCGTGTTCCGAGTACGCCGCCGTCGCCGTCAAGGCCGGACAGTAG
- a CDS encoding DUF5753 domain-containing protein codes for MRWYEPLFVPGLLQTEAYARATLRCEALTPIEVDSLVNSRLERQSVLTRDKPPLFFVVLDELVLTRPAYGDRALMAEQINHLLACAELPNVFLHVVPASVGMHAGHAGALILAETPDAEWVAHADSQLKAHIENRPTEVAKLMNRWEQIRGKALADEHSLELVKKAAASWT; via the coding sequence CTGCGCTGGTACGAGCCACTCTTCGTGCCGGGCCTGCTGCAGACCGAGGCGTACGCCCGCGCCACCCTCCGCTGCGAAGCACTGACGCCCATCGAGGTCGACAGCCTGGTCAATTCCCGACTCGAGCGCCAGTCCGTGCTGACCCGTGACAAGCCGCCGCTCTTCTTCGTGGTTCTCGACGAGCTGGTGCTGACCCGACCGGCGTACGGCGACCGCGCCCTGATGGCCGAGCAGATCAACCACCTGCTCGCCTGCGCCGAACTGCCAAACGTCTTTCTGCACGTCGTACCGGCCAGCGTCGGCATGCACGCCGGTCACGCCGGGGCGTTGATCCTCGCCGAGACACCGGATGCCGAATGGGTCGCGCATGCCGACAGCCAGCTCAAGGCGCACATCGAGAACCGGCCCACGGAGGTTGCTAAGCTGATGAACAGGTGGGAGCAGATTCGCGGCAAGGCCCTCGCCGACGAGCACTCCCTCGAGCTGGTCAAGAAGGCGGCGGCATCATGGACCTGA
- a CDS encoding DUF397 domain-containing protein: MDLTGARWRKSTRSSNNGGSCVEVADNLPGVILVRDTKDRDGGTLTFGPDAWRAFVGYAKRA; encoded by the coding sequence ATGGACCTGACCGGTGCCCGGTGGCGGAAGAGCACGCGGAGCAGCAACAACGGCGGCTCATGCGTCGAGGTGGCCGACAACCTCCCCGGCGTGATCCTGGTCCGGGACACCAAGGACCGCGACGGCGGCACCCTCACCTTCGGCCCGGACGCCTGGCGAGCCTTCGTGGGGTACGCCAAGCGCGCCTGA
- a CDS encoding MmcQ/YjbR family DNA-binding protein yields MVTVADVRALARTLPRSSEHVIRDRVKFRVGSIVYVAFSRDETTMGFAYPKEERDALIVADPDLFFLPGASDLRFNWVCCHVARLDHGQMAELVTEAWRMVVPKFLARQRLGG; encoded by the coding sequence ATGGTCACCGTCGCGGACGTACGGGCGCTGGCACGGACCCTGCCACGGAGCAGCGAGCACGTGATCCGGGACCGGGTCAAGTTCCGGGTCGGCTCCATCGTGTACGTCGCCTTCTCCCGCGACGAGACGACGATGGGCTTCGCGTACCCGAAAGAGGAGCGCGATGCGCTCATCGTCGCCGATCCGGACCTGTTCTTCCTGCCCGGCGCATCTGACCTGCGTTTCAACTGGGTGTGCTGCCATGTTGCCCGGCTCGACCACGGGCAGATGGCCGAGCTGGTGACGGAGGCGTGGCGCATGGTCGTGCCGAAGTTCCTCGCTCGGCAGCGCCTTGGCGGGTGA
- a CDS encoding DUF72 domain-containing protein yields the protein MGEIKVGTASWTDRTLLDSGWYPQTADTPEKRLAHYAKRFPLVEVDATYYSPPAERTAELWVQRTPVDFTFNIKAFSLLTGHPTKVSALYKDLRPETDKANVYPGDLPPQAYEEVWTRFLSALDPLVEAGKLGVLLFQFPPWFTIRRSNKQYLLEVQQRCQPLRVAVELRHASWFADGNQDETLGFLREHDLPYVCVDMPQGHKSSIPPVVAATADLAVVRFHGHSRKWTSRDIHEKFGYRYSDRELADWAPKLRELADSTGETHVLMNNCYRDFATRNAETLTDLLAG from the coding sequence ATGGGCGAGATCAAGGTAGGGACCGCTTCCTGGACCGACCGGACGCTGCTGGACTCGGGCTGGTACCCGCAGACCGCGGACACTCCGGAGAAGCGGCTCGCCCACTACGCCAAGCGGTTCCCGCTGGTCGAGGTCGACGCCACCTACTACTCGCCCCCGGCGGAGCGGACCGCCGAGTTGTGGGTGCAGCGCACCCCGGTCGACTTCACCTTCAACATCAAGGCGTTCAGCCTGCTCACCGGGCACCCGACGAAGGTGTCGGCGCTCTACAAGGACCTCCGTCCGGAGACGGACAAGGCGAACGTCTACCCGGGGGACCTGCCGCCGCAGGCGTACGAGGAGGTCTGGACCCGGTTCCTGTCCGCGCTGGACCCGCTGGTCGAGGCGGGCAAACTCGGCGTGCTGCTGTTCCAGTTCCCGCCCTGGTTCACCATCCGGCGGTCGAACAAGCAGTACCTGCTTGAGGTCCAGCAGCGGTGCCAGCCGCTGCGGGTGGCGGTGGAGCTGCGGCACGCCTCCTGGTTCGCCGACGGCAACCAGGACGAGACCCTGGGCTTCCTACGCGAGCACGACCTGCCGTACGTCTGTGTGGATATGCCGCAGGGGCACAAGTCGTCGATCCCGCCGGTGGTGGCCGCCACCGCGGACCTCGCGGTGGTCCGCTTCCACGGGCACAGCAGGAAATGGACCAGCAGGGACATCCACGAGAAGTTCGGCTACCGCTACTCCGACCGGGAGCTGGCCGACTGGGCGCCGAAGCTGCGCGAACTGGCCGACTCCACCGGCGAGACGCACGTGTTGATGAACAACTGCTACCGCGACTTCGCCACCCGCAACGCCGAGACCCTGACGGACCTGCTGGCCGGCTGA
- a CDS encoding TraR/DksA C4-type zinc finger protein: MLVNETVTTGRSQADIDQIRLSLQARYDELSAEYEEAVTQSQVLRLVEVGDTAGDDQADSGTKTAERDTAQSLLRTILDRRAQFEHALARLAEGSYGWCEGCGSAIPVERLEIFPAATSCVGCKQTRERRAA, translated from the coding sequence ATGCTCGTCAACGAAACGGTCACCACCGGCCGTTCCCAGGCGGACATCGACCAGATCCGCCTCTCCCTGCAGGCCCGCTACGACGAGCTGAGTGCGGAGTACGAAGAGGCCGTGACGCAGAGCCAGGTGCTGCGGCTGGTCGAGGTGGGGGACACCGCCGGGGACGACCAGGCCGACAGCGGCACGAAGACGGCGGAACGGGACACCGCGCAGTCGCTGCTGCGGACCATCCTCGACCGGCGGGCCCAGTTCGAGCACGCGCTGGCCCGGCTGGCCGAGGGAAGCTACGGCTGGTGCGAGGGATGCGGGTCGGCGATCCCGGTCGAGCGGCTGGAGATCTTCCCCGCGGCGACCTCCTGCGTCGGCTGCAAGCAGACCCGCGAGCGCCGCGCCGCCTGA
- a CDS encoding uridine kinase, whose product MRVRPITPELLVDELADRLAGQRPSDRLRVAVDGPDAAGPDRLATALVDPLRVRGRPAVSVRAGDFLRPASLRYEFGRTNPEAFYTGWLDEAALRREVLDPLAPGGAGFILPSLWDPETDRATRAAYLSVPPGGVVLVSGPLLLGGGLPFDLTVHLVLSAAALARRTPETDAWTLPAFARYASEVRPETFADVVVRADDPRRPAVVEPAD is encoded by the coding sequence GTGCGGGTCCGTCCGATCACGCCCGAACTGCTTGTCGACGAACTCGCCGACCGGCTTGCCGGGCAGCGTCCGTCCGACCGGCTGCGGGTGGCCGTCGACGGCCCGGACGCGGCCGGTCCCGACCGGCTCGCGACGGCCCTGGTCGACCCCCTGCGGGTACGCGGGCGGCCGGCGGTGTCGGTACGCGCGGGCGACTTCCTCCGACCGGCCTCGCTGCGGTACGAGTTCGGCCGGACCAATCCGGAGGCGTTCTACACCGGCTGGCTGGACGAGGCGGCGCTGCGCCGGGAGGTGCTCGATCCCCTCGCCCCCGGCGGCGCCGGATTCATCCTGCCGTCGCTGTGGGACCCGGAGACCGACCGGGCGACCCGGGCGGCGTACCTGTCGGTGCCGCCCGGCGGGGTGGTCCTGGTCAGCGGTCCGCTGCTGCTCGGCGGCGGGCTGCCGTTCGACCTCACCGTCCATCTGGTCCTGTCGGCCGCCGCGCTGGCCCGGCGTACCCCCGAGACCGACGCCTGGACGCTGCCGGCGTTCGCCCGGTACGCCTCGGAGGTGCGGCCCGAAACCTTCGCCGACGTGGTGGTCCGGGCCGACGACCCGCGCCGGCCGGCCGTGGTGGAACCGGCCGACTGA
- a CDS encoding winged helix-turn-helix domain-containing protein, translated as MSVSPASSRAGWHASQHSGPGRPPVAPRRPGNTGAQPAPALTVTLSIPLAGEEALTPPARRLLEAARELLERGEGTVSVATLPPERRADRTDLPAPRRTAAVQRPPTGPADPSVAGSDATRLHILAASRSVLLGGEPLPLTRLEFDLLLHLVAHPRRVFTRLQLLAAVWGYEHAGVRTVDVHIRRLRGKVGADVPLVTTVYGVGYRLADDALVTVDRTG; from the coding sequence ATGTCGGTCAGCCCTGCCTCGTCGCGCGCCGGTTGGCACGCGTCCCAGCACAGCGGTCCTGGCCGCCCACCGGTCGCGCCGCGCCGGCCCGGCAACACCGGTGCCCAACCGGCGCCAGCGCTGACCGTGACGCTGTCCATCCCGCTGGCCGGCGAAGAGGCCCTGACACCGCCGGCCCGGCGACTGCTGGAGGCGGCCCGGGAGCTCCTCGAACGCGGTGAGGGCACCGTCAGCGTGGCCACCCTCCCGCCGGAGCGTCGCGCGGACCGGACCGACCTGCCCGCACCACGGCGTACCGCTGCGGTGCAGCGACCACCGACCGGCCCGGCGGATCCGTCGGTGGCCGGCTCCGACGCGACCCGGTTGCACATCCTGGCCGCGTCCCGGTCGGTGTTGCTCGGCGGCGAACCGCTGCCGCTGACCCGGCTGGAGTTCGACCTCTTGCTGCACCTGGTCGCGCATCCCCGCCGGGTCTTCACCCGGTTGCAGCTGCTCGCGGCGGTCTGGGGCTACGAACACGCCGGAGTGCGGACGGTGGATGTGCACATCCGCCGGCTGCGCGGCAAGGTCGGCGCCGACGTGCCGTTGGTCACCACGGTCTACGGGGTGGGTTACCGGCTCGCCGACGACGCCCTGGTCACCGTCGACCGCACCGGCTGA
- a CDS encoding AEC family transporter, whose protein sequence is MRGVLTGFVAIWAVTLTGYLVGRFDLLGPRATEVLARLAFLVATPALLFTTLARSALAEVFTPALAAFVASTIVVASAYLAIARWAWRQPAADAVIGALSASYVNAGNLGLPVSAYVLGQVSFVAPVLLFQVLIAAPTALAVLDAVTAGRRPSVRRLALLPARNPIMIGCAAGLAVSASGWRPPAEVMRPFDLVGAAAVPLALLALGMSLRGSRPLAPGPEAALRYPAVGLKVLAQPVVAYLIAHFALGLTGPTLLAAVLISGLPTAQNVFIFATHYRVAQSLARDAVVLSTVVATVSLALIAAGLG, encoded by the coding sequence ATGCGTGGGGTGCTGACCGGATTCGTCGCGATCTGGGCGGTGACCCTGACCGGCTATCTGGTCGGCCGGTTCGACCTGCTGGGGCCGCGGGCCACCGAGGTGCTCGCCCGGCTGGCGTTCCTCGTCGCGACCCCGGCGCTGCTCTTCACCACGCTGGCCCGGTCGGCGCTGGCCGAGGTCTTCACGCCGGCCCTGGCGGCGTTCGTCGCCAGCACGATCGTGGTCGCCTCGGCCTACCTCGCCATCGCCCGGTGGGCCTGGCGGCAGCCGGCTGCCGACGCGGTCATCGGTGCCCTCAGCGCGTCCTACGTCAACGCCGGCAACCTCGGCCTGCCGGTCTCCGCGTACGTCCTGGGTCAGGTCTCGTTCGTCGCGCCCGTGCTGCTGTTCCAGGTGCTCATCGCCGCGCCGACCGCGCTGGCGGTGCTGGACGCGGTCACCGCTGGCCGGCGGCCATCGGTGCGGCGGCTGGCGCTGCTGCCGGCCCGCAACCCCATCATGATCGGCTGTGCCGCCGGGTTGGCGGTCTCGGCGTCGGGCTGGCGGCCGCCGGCCGAGGTGATGCGGCCGTTCGATCTGGTCGGCGCGGCCGCCGTGCCGCTGGCGTTGCTGGCGCTCGGGATGTCACTGCGGGGCAGCCGCCCGCTGGCGCCGGGCCCCGAGGCGGCGCTGCGTTACCCCGCGGTCGGGCTGAAGGTGCTGGCGCAACCCGTGGTGGCGTACCTGATCGCGCACTTCGCACTGGGTCTGACCGGGCCGACCCTGCTCGCCGCCGTCCTCATCTCGGGGCTGCCCACCGCGCAGAACGTCTTCATCTTCGCCACCCACTACCGGGTGGCGCAGTCGCTGGCCCGGGACGCGGTGGTGCTCTCCACCGTCGTCGCGACGGTGAGCCTGGCGCTGATCGCCGCCGGTTTGGGCTGA